A single region of the Oncorhynchus keta strain PuntledgeMale-10-30-2019 chromosome 4, Oket_V2, whole genome shotgun sequence genome encodes:
- the LOC118381921 gene encoding eukaryotic peptide chain release factor subunit 1-like yields MADDPNAADRNVEIWKIKKLIKSLEAARGNGTSMISLIIPPKDQISRVAKMLADEFGTASNIKSRVNRLSVLGAITSVQQRLKLYNKVPPNGLVVYCGTIVTDEGKEKKVNIDFEPFKPINTSLYLCDNKFHTEALTALLSDDSKFGFIVIDGSGALFGTLQGNTREVLHKFTVDLPKKHGRGGQSALRFARLRMEKRHNYVRKVAETAVQLYVSNDKVNVAGMVLAGSADFKTELSQSDMFDPRLQAKILKLVDISYGGENGFNQAIELSAEVLSNVKFIQEKKLIGRYFDEISQDTGKYCFGVEDTLKALEMGAVEILIVYENLDTMRYILRLHGAESIGTENDEKTLYLTPEQEKDKSHFTDKETGQDHELIESMPLLEWFANNYKKFGATLEIVTDKSQEGSQFVKGFGGIGGCLRYRVDFQAIDYQAEDDEFFDLDDY; encoded by the exons ATGGCGGACGACCCTAACGCAGCGGACAGGAACGTGGAGATATGGAaaatcaagaagttgattaaaagTTTGGAAGCTGCCCGAGG TAATGGAACCAGTATGATCTCGCTGATCATTCCCCCTAAGGACCAGATCTCCAGAGTGGCCAAGATGTTGGCTGATGAGTTTGGGACAGCCTCTAATATCAAGAGCAGAGTCAACAGGCTCTCTGTGCTCGGGGCTATTACCTCGGTACAGCAGAGACTAAAGCTATACAATAAGG TGCCCCCTAACGGCCTGGTGGTGTACTGTGGGACCATTGTGACAGACGAGGGTAAAGAGAAGAAAGTCAACATAGACTTTGAGCCTTTTAAACCCATCAAcacctctctgtacctctgtgACAACAAGTTCCACACTGAG gCACTGACGGCCCTGCTGTCCGATGACAGTAAGTTTGGTTTCATAGTGATCGATGGTAGCGGGGCTCTCTTCGGGACACTCCAGGGGAACACCAGAGAGGTGCTGCACAAGTTCACAGTGGACCTGCCCAAAAAACACG GCAGAGGAGGTCAGTCTGCTCTGCGGTTTGCCCGTCTGAGGATGGAGAAGAGGCATAACTATGTGAGGAAGGTGGCTGAGACAGCTGTCCAGCTCTATGTGTCCAACGACAAGGTCAACGTTGCTGGAATGGTCCTAGCAGGGTCTGCCGACTTCAAGACTGAGCTCAGCCAGTCCGACATGTTTGACCCT aGGTTACAGGCGAAGATTCTGAAGCTGGTGGACATCTCGTACGGAGGAGAGAATGGTTTCAACCAGGCCATCGAACTGTCGGCAGAGGTCCTCTCCAACGTCAAGTTCATCCAGGAAAAGAAGCTCatag GGCGGTACTTTGATGAGATCAGTCAGGACACGGGGAAGTACTGTTTTGGGGTGGAGGACACACTCAAAGCCCTGGAGATGGGAGCTGTGGAGATCCTCATCGTCTATGAGAACCTGGACACCATGCGTTACATCCTTCGCCTGCATGGGGCCGAGAGCATCGGAACAGAgaacg ATGAGAAGACTCTGTATTTAACACCAGAGCAGGAGAAAGACAAGTCCCACTTCACAGACAAGGAG ACTGGGCAGGACCACGAGCTGATTGAGAGCATGCCTCTGCTGGAGTGGTTTGCCAACAACTACAAGAAGTTTGGAGCCACGCTGGAGATCGTCACAGACAAGAGTCAAGAAGGCTCCCAGTTTGTCAAGGGCTTTGGAGGCATCGGGG gaTGCTTGCGGTACAGGGTGGATTTCCAGGCCATAGATTACCAGGCAGAGGACGATGAGTTTTTCGATTTAGATGACTACTAG